The Candidatus Krumholzibacteriia bacterium genome contains the following window.
TGCGCGCGTTCGACGGACGTCCTGGACGGCACGCCGCACCGCGATGCGGACGTCATCGTCTGGTGTCGACGACCGGGAGGTTCGAGAACTCGAGGCCGTGGTGGATGGTCGCCTTCTGGTGCGCGTGGCCCACGCCGTCGCACACCCGACGGAACGACTCCAGCCGCTCGTCGATGCTCGGGCGCCGCTGATCGCAGGGCCCGGTGATGGGCACATCCGGCACGTACTCCATGTCGAATGATGGCCAGCCGTCCGACCGTGCGCTGGAGCGGGCCGGTCTGTTCGGCCTTCCAGACCTCGCCCATTCCACCCCGGCCGATGCGCTCGAGGAGGACGTAGGGTCCCAACGACGCACCGATCCGGGCCGCGGGCATCTGGGGGGCGGTCGGACCGAGTTCCGTCCCGCCGTCGTCCGGTTCGGGAGGGCGATCCTCCATGATCGTGGAGTCTACACGATCGGATCCCGCCCGCGGCCGGAATCAACGTGTGACGATCTTCACGATCTCCTGGGCCATCTTCGTGGCCGAGGCCGGATTCTGTCCGGTGACCACACGACCGTCGACGATCACCTGCTCGGTGAAGTCGGGGGCGGTGACGACCTCGGCCCCGAGTTCACGCAGGCGCGACTCGAGGAGGAAGGGGACCACGGCCTCCTTCTGCGCGGCGTGCTCCTCGGAGTCCGTGAACGCGGCCAGGCGCCGGCCCGCGACGAAGGATCGACCGTCGTCGTCGATCACGCCCACGAAGCACGCCGGCCCGTGGCAGACCGCGCCGACCACCCCACCGCGGCCGTACACGTCGAGGATCGAACGCGCCACGACCGGGTTGCTGGGCAGGTCCCACATCGTGCCGTGGCCGCCGGCGAACACCAGCGCGTCGACGTCCTCGGCCGCGATCTCGTCGAGCGGCACCGTGTGATCGACCGCCCGCCGCACCTGCGGATCGTCGAGGAAGGCGGCCATGACCGGATCGTCGCGATCCGTGCTCGACGGATCGAGCGGTGCCGGTCCGCCCCGCGGACTGGCGAAGGTCACACGGAAGCCCGCCTCGGTGAACACGTGCCACGGATGCGCGGCCTCGCCCAGGTAGTACCCGGTGGCCTCGCCCGTGGCGCCGAGCGTGCCGTGGTTGGTCAGCACGATCACGGCGTGCGGGGCGTCGTCCTGCGCCGCGGCGCCCGGGGCGCCGACGAGGAGCACGAGCAGGGTGAAGAGGATGCGGTGGAGCATGGTGTCGCCGGGGGGAATGGATGCGTCCAGGGTAGGAAGGGCGGCAGGGGATGCCAGTGTCGGTGGGGGCGGGGTGGGATCTTCCGCGTGGGACGGGGATGCGGTCGGCGACGTCAGGACTTCCGGTACGCCGGAAGCAGTCCACGAACCATCGGGAAGTGCTTCGTGTTCAGGGTCTTCAGGGACGCTCCGAATTTCGGAGGCCGTCGCAGCGGTCAGCACATCCGCGAGACCGGTGCCGTGCGATGACCCGTGGTCCCGCTGCCTCACTCCTCCCCGGCCCAGGCTCCCACCAACTCCACGAGAACCCCAGCCGGCAACCGCCGCTGGTACACCGGATCCGCGTGCAGGAAGCGGATGACCTTCTCCTCGTCGATCACCGCCACTGCCGGCACCGGCAGCACGTGGTGGTCGAGGCCCGACGACTCCTCGAGCAGCTTCGCGTAGCGCTCGTCGGTCTGCACGTAGGCCAGTCCGAAGGCCTCGATCGCCTCCGCCGGCGCGTCGGAGAGCACGGGGAATTCGAGCCCGAGCTTCTTCACGCTTTCGGCGACCTTCGATGGTTTGTCGGGAGACACGGCGATCAGCTGGTAGTCCCGCTCGGCCAGGTCTTCGACCACGCTCTGCAACTCACCGAGTTGCGCGACGCAGAAGGGTCACCACCCACCACGGTAGAACACCACGATCGCCGGGGCGTCGCCGAGGACGGCGTGCAGGGTGGTCGGGGTACCGTCGGCCGTGGTGAGCGGAACGTCCGGGGCTTCGGATCCGACCAGGAGAGGACGGACTTCGGACGCAGCGTCAGGGAGTTGGGCGGACGCCCGCTCACTCGCGATTGCGGAAACGAGGACGGCGCCGGCCACGAGGGCGAGGAGCGGGCCCGGCGAAACGACCGGGCGTCGAGTGCGGAGAGTCATCAGGGCTTCGGATCCAGGGGGAGCGGTGATGGGGGACTGCTGGTCGCTCGGGTACGAGAACGAGCGACCTCACGTGACAGGACCGCGTCGTCGGCCCTGCTCGTACGGCGGTCGCGGGGCTTCACGGTCGCACGATCGGAACTCGGCCACCGTGCGGTGGGCCGGGGACGTTCGGGGGAAGATCCGCTCCGAACTTCGGGAACGGACGCGCTCTCAGGTTCTCACCTCGTTCCCTTTCCTCCGAAAGGGTATGGACTCCTCGGGCGCAGGGGGCTCCTGGAGCGCGTCGTCACTGTCGGGGAAGCTGGCCAGGACCGGGATCTCCAGGTGCTGCTCGACGTCGTCGCGGTTGCCGAGGGAGTGATCCAGATTCTC
Protein-coding sequences here:
- a CDS encoding type 1 glutamine amidotransferase domain-containing protein, whose amino-acid sequence is MLHRILFTLLVLLVGAPGAAAQDDAPHAVIVLTNHGTLGATGEATGYYLGEAAHPWHVFTEAGFRVTFASPRGGPAPLDPSSTDRDDPVMAAFLDDPQVRRAVDHTVPLDEIAAEDVDALVFAGGHGTMWDLPSNPVVARSILDVYGRGGVVGAVCHGPACFVGVIDDDGRSFVAGRRLAAFTDSEEHAAQKEAVVPFLLESRLRELGAEVVTAPDFTEQVIVDGRVVTGQNPASATKMAQEIVKIVTR